Proteins encoded in a region of the Lujinxingia vulgaris genome:
- the rimK gene encoding 30S ribosomal protein S6--L-glutamate ligase, with product MKIAILSRKSSLYSTRRLREAAVERGHDVQIVDYLRCFMDITSKRPRVMLAGEEIKDVEAIVPRIGATYTFYGLSVVRQFEMMGVFSANTSQGISRSRDKLRAMQLLARAGVGMPVTGFLHSTKDVDGVIDTVGGAPLVIKLLEGTQGIGVVLAETRKAAQSVIEAFRGLDANILLQEYIAESAGADIRAFVVGDEVVAAMKRQAQPGEFRSNLHRGGYATVAELSEEERETAILAAQTMGLSVAGVDLLRSSRGPMVIEVNSSPGLEGIEQTTGIDVAGHIVSFIEENVSRGAARDTIHF from the coding sequence ATGAAGATCGCCATCCTCTCGCGCAAAAGCTCGCTCTACTCCACCCGTCGTCTGCGCGAGGCCGCCGTTGAGCGGGGTCACGACGTCCAGATCGTCGACTACCTGCGCTGCTTTATGGACATCACCTCCAAACGCCCCCGGGTCATGCTCGCTGGCGAGGAGATCAAGGATGTGGAGGCGATCGTGCCGCGCATCGGGGCGACGTATACGTTTTACGGGCTCTCGGTGGTGCGCCAGTTCGAGATGATGGGGGTGTTTTCGGCAAACACCTCCCAGGGCATCTCGCGCTCGCGCGACAAACTTCGGGCGATGCAGCTGCTGGCGCGCGCCGGGGTGGGCATGCCCGTGACCGGCTTTTTGCACTCGACCAAAGATGTGGACGGGGTCATCGACACCGTCGGCGGCGCGCCCCTGGTCATCAAGCTTTTGGAGGGCACCCAGGGCATCGGCGTGGTGCTGGCCGAGACGCGTAAGGCGGCGCAGTCGGTGATCGAGGCCTTTCGGGGGCTCGACGCCAATATTTTGCTTCAGGAGTACATCGCCGAGTCGGCCGGCGCCGATATTCGCGCGTTTGTGGTGGGCGATGAGGTGGTCGCGGCGATGAAGCGGCAGGCCCAGCCCGGGGAGTTTCGCTCCAACCTGCACCGCGGCGGCTACGCCACCGTGGCCGAGCTCAGCGAAGAGGAGCGCGAGACGGCGATTCTGGCCGCGCAGACCATGGGCCTGAGTGTGGCCGGTGTCGACCTTCTGCGCTCCAGCCGCGGTCCGATGGTCATCGAGGTCAACTCCTCGCCGGGACTTGAGGGCATTGAGCAGACCACCGGCATTGATGTCGCCGGTCATATCGTCTCCTTTATTGAGGAGAACGTCTCGAGAGGTGCTGCCCGTGACACGATCCATTTCTGA
- a CDS encoding Na+/H+ antiporter subunit C gives MEALIASAIAVLVACGFYLVLRARTFPVIVGLALFSYAANLYIFSTGRLTSGMPPVLQKGVPLEAYADPLPQALILTAIVIGFAMTAFILVLAISGYVELGTDHLDGKEQTR, from the coding sequence ATGGAAGCCCTGATAGCCTCTGCCATCGCCGTTCTGGTGGCCTGTGGGTTCTACCTGGTGCTGCGCGCTCGCACCTTCCCGGTCATCGTCGGGCTGGCCCTCTTCTCGTATGCGGCCAACCTCTACATCTTCTCCACCGGGCGGCTCACCTCCGGGATGCCCCCGGTCTTGCAAAAAGGCGTGCCGCTTGAGGCCTACGCCGATCCGCTGCCTCAGGCCCTGATCCTCACGGCGATCGTCATCGGCTTTGCCATGACCGCCTTTATCCTGGTGTTGGCCATCAGCGGCTATGTGGAGCTTGGCACCGATCATCTCGACGGTAAGGAGCAGACCAGGTGA
- a CDS encoding ATP-dependent zinc protease family protein encodes MTVKKSPKRARPIIGWREWVGLPELGLGRIKAKIDTGARTSALHAENIELFERDGEPWVRFEVRPHQRSARDGAVAEYPLHDRRVVRSSSGHEEFRVVIRPVVEVLGQRYAIDLTLTDRKAMGFRMLLGRHAVRGRFLVDPAASFLGESSPHS; translated from the coding sequence ATGACAGTGAAGAAGAGCCCGAAAAGGGCGCGCCCGATCATCGGGTGGCGCGAGTGGGTGGGGCTGCCCGAGCTGGGCCTGGGACGCATCAAAGCCAAGATCGATACCGGCGCGCGCACCTCGGCCCTGCACGCCGAAAATATCGAGCTTTTTGAGCGCGATGGTGAGCCCTGGGTGCGCTTTGAGGTGCGCCCCCATCAGCGCAGCGCCCGCGACGGGGCGGTGGCCGAGTACCCGCTGCACGACCGGCGCGTGGTGCGCAGCTCCTCGGGCCATGAGGAGTTTCGCGTGGTCATTCGCCCGGTGGTCGAGGTGCTGGGTCAGCGCTACGCCATCGATCTGACGCTGACCGATCGCAAGGCGATGGGGTTTCGTATGCTGCTCGGGCGCCACGCCGTCCGGGGGCGTTTTCTGGTCGATCCGGCCGCATCTTTTCTGGGGGAGTCTTCCCCCCACTCCTGA
- a CDS encoding monovalent cation/H+ antiporter subunit A: protein MTPLLIVLLPFVGLILPIILARHSHTAATVGALIPTTLSFGLLLSLAGDVFAGEVFVASWPWIETLGMNLSFRVDGLGMLFAILILGIGTLVVLYAHFYLSDSDPRGRFFGALLAFMGAMLGVVLAENVLLLAFFWEITSLSSFLLIAYWTHVPLARQGARMALAITGMGGLLLFAGLLLVGHIVGSYELSAILANGALIQGHDLYVPALLLVLMGAFTKSAQFPFHFWLPNAMTAPTPVSAYLHSATMVKAGVFLLARMHPALSGTPEWFFIVTGAGLITLTFAAYVALFKHDLKGLLAYSTISHLGLITVLFGFGTPMAALVGVFHILNHAAFKASLFMSVGIVDHETGTRDMRILGGLRHAMPITATLATLGAAAMAGIPGFNGFISKEMLFYESWKLPFIEQDWVVPVIVTVGGLLSMAYSVRLVIDTFFGEEGDTPAKPHDPPFGMWLPVALLVTVCLVVGVYPSIAEPIVNAAALATIGGVMPEGYEHLSLWHGFNAAVVMSLIAIFGGVAFFTLRHKLFALAERYWPNLQGKLVFEGLVERVVDATRATTASLENGSLQRYSMLLIAFVVAAGALPFFLFDFAPGNLPATDLEPVTIVVFGIFVAACFGVVAYHKRRLTAIVILSVVGLVVSLSFVKFSAPDLALTQLSVEVVTILLLLLALYVLPKETPSEGGFSLRKVRDGILATVAGLGTGWMSYMVMTRPQDSISMTHLEKAYYPVGGGTNVVNVTLVDIRGFDTMGEVAVLAMAGLGIFALLSRLNPEHIHGVTRRVLDRYPVMLTSATRPLLSLILVMAVYIFLRGHYLPGGGFIAGLVATVALIIQYMASGQQWSSERMPVNFRIMAIIGVTIAVLSGATSLALGKPMMTMLVPLGEPGTVMTLYFDLGVFLGVVGAMMTILTSLGVLSRPANAETLAHSKETNPWKP, encoded by the coding sequence ATGACGCCGTTGCTCATCGTCTTGTTGCCCTTCGTCGGCCTGATCCTCCCGATCATTCTGGCCCGCCACAGCCACACCGCCGCCACCGTCGGTGCGCTGATCCCCACAACCCTCTCGTTTGGGCTCTTACTAAGCCTGGCCGGCGACGTTTTTGCCGGCGAGGTCTTCGTGGCGAGCTGGCCCTGGATTGAGACGCTGGGGATGAACCTCTCGTTTCGGGTCGACGGCCTGGGGATGCTCTTCGCCATCCTGATCTTAGGCATCGGCACGCTGGTGGTGCTCTACGCCCACTTCTATTTGAGCGACTCCGACCCTCGGGGGCGCTTCTTCGGCGCGCTTCTGGCCTTTATGGGCGCGATGCTCGGGGTGGTGCTCGCTGAAAACGTGCTTTTGCTGGCGTTTTTCTGGGAGATCACAAGCCTGAGCAGCTTCTTGCTCATCGCCTACTGGACCCACGTGCCCCTGGCCCGCCAGGGCGCGCGCATGGCGCTGGCGATCACCGGGATGGGCGGCCTTTTGCTCTTCGCCGGTCTGCTGCTCGTCGGCCACATCGTGGGCAGCTACGAGCTCAGCGCCATCCTGGCCAACGGCGCGCTCATTCAGGGCCACGACCTTTATGTGCCGGCCCTGCTCCTTGTGCTGATGGGCGCGTTTACCAAGAGCGCGCAGTTCCCCTTCCACTTCTGGCTGCCCAACGCCATGACCGCGCCCACGCCGGTCAGCGCGTATCTGCACTCGGCCACCATGGTCAAAGCCGGCGTCTTCTTGCTGGCGCGTATGCACCCGGCGTTGAGCGGCACCCCGGAGTGGTTCTTCATCGTCACCGGCGCCGGTCTGATCACCCTGACCTTTGCGGCCTACGTCGCCCTCTTCAAACACGACCTCAAGGGCCTGCTGGCCTACTCGACGATCAGCCACCTGGGGCTCATCACGGTGCTCTTTGGCTTTGGCACCCCGATGGCCGCGCTGGTGGGCGTCTTCCACATCCTCAACCACGCCGCCTTTAAGGCCTCGCTCTTTATGAGCGTGGGCATCGTCGACCACGAGACCGGCACCCGCGACATGCGCATCCTGGGCGGACTTCGTCACGCTATGCCCATCACCGCCACGCTCGCCACGCTGGGCGCCGCGGCGATGGCGGGCATCCCGGGCTTCAACGGTTTCATCTCCAAAGAGATGCTCTTCTACGAGTCCTGGAAGCTGCCCTTCATCGAGCAGGACTGGGTGGTGCCGGTGATCGTGACAGTGGGCGGCCTGCTCTCCATGGCCTACTCGGTGCGCCTGGTCATCGACACCTTCTTCGGTGAAGAGGGAGATACGCCCGCCAAACCCCACGACCCGCCCTTTGGCATGTGGCTTCCGGTGGCCCTGCTTGTGACCGTCTGCCTGGTCGTGGGCGTCTACCCGAGCATCGCCGAGCCCATCGTCAACGCTGCGGCGCTGGCCACCATCGGCGGGGTAATGCCCGAAGGCTACGAGCACCTCTCGCTCTGGCACGGCTTCAACGCCGCGGTGGTCATGAGCCTCATCGCCATCTTCGGCGGGGTGGCCTTCTTCACGCTGCGCCACAAGCTCTTCGCGCTGGCCGAGCGCTACTGGCCTAACCTGCAGGGCAAGCTCGTCTTTGAAGGCCTGGTCGAGCGCGTGGTGGACGCCACCCGCGCCACCACCGCCTCTCTCGAAAATGGCTCCTTGCAGCGCTACTCGATGCTGCTCATCGCCTTTGTGGTCGCCGCCGGCGCGCTGCCCTTCTTCCTCTTTGATTTTGCCCCGGGCAACCTCCCGGCCACCGACCTTGAGCCGGTGACCATCGTGGTCTTCGGCATCTTTGTGGCCGCCTGCTTCGGCGTGGTCGCCTACCACAAGCGCCGCCTCACCGCGATTGTCATCCTCTCGGTGGTGGGCCTTGTGGTGAGCTTGAGCTTCGTCAAATTCTCCGCGCCCGACCTGGCTCTGACCCAGCTCTCGGTCGAGGTGGTCACCATCCTGCTCCTGCTCCTGGCCCTCTACGTGCTTCCCAAAGAGACGCCCAGCGAGGGCGGCTTCAGCCTGCGCAAAGTCCGCGACGGCATCCTCGCCACGGTCGCCGGCCTGGGCACCGGCTGGATGAGCTACATGGTGATGACGCGCCCCCAGGACTCCATCAGCATGACCCACCTGGAGAAGGCCTATTACCCGGTGGGCGGCGGTACCAACGTCGTCAACGTCACGCTCGTCGACATCCGCGGCTTCGACACCATGGGTGAGGTCGCCGTGCTGGCGATGGCCGGCTTGGGCATCTTCGCGCTGCTCTCCCGACTCAACCCCGAGCATATCCACGGCGTCACCCGCCGCGTGCTCGATCGCTACCCGGTGATGCTCACCTCGGCCACTCGCCCCCTGCTCAGCCTGATTCTGGTGATGGCCGTCTACATCTTTTTGCGCGGCCACTACCTGCCCGGCGGCGGATTTATCGCCGGTCTGGTCGCCACCGTCGCGCTGATCATCCAGTACATGGCCAGCGGCCAGCAATGGTCCTCGGAGCGCATGCCCGTCAACTTCCGCATCATGGCGATCATCGGCGTCACTATCGCCGTGCTCTCCGGGGCGACCTCGCTCGCTCTGGGTAAACCCATGATGACCATGCTCGTTCCGCTCGGTGAGCCCGGCACCGTCATGACCCTCTACTTCGACCTGGGCGTCTTCCTGGGCGTGGTAGGCGCGATGATGACCATTCTCACCAGCCTCGGCGTCTTGAGCCGTCCGGCCAACGCTGAGACCCTCGCCCACAGCAAGGAGACCAATCCATGGAAGCCCTGA
- a CDS encoding succinylglutamate desuccinylase/aspartoacylase family protein, which translates to MTRSISEGEIAISSPKVRRALVVNGVSVEPGERRRVEIPMGGLPTQTPLALPVEIVRGVEPGPRVWVSAALHGDEVNGVEIVRALLDDLDPQKMCGAVIAVPIVNVFGFINQSRYLPDRRDLNRSFPGNKKGSLAGRLARLFLDEIVGRCTHGIDLHTAAVGRYNFPHVRGDLSDGPTRQILEAFGAEVMMDAAPPRGSLRQTAARKKIPIVLFEGGEALRFDRPVVEVGLAGTKRVLQALGVTSFKDAGTPGSNRESSQTSWVRARRAGILRVEVESGAFVKKGQRLGTVGDAFDTSAAPLKAPFDGIVLSHVTHPLVHQGEAMFHVAKL; encoded by the coding sequence GTGACACGATCCATTTCTGAAGGAGAAATCGCCATTTCTAGCCCGAAGGTACGGCGCGCGCTGGTGGTCAACGGGGTGAGCGTGGAGCCCGGGGAGCGCCGCCGGGTGGAGATCCCGATGGGGGGCCTGCCCACCCAGACGCCGCTGGCGCTGCCGGTGGAGATCGTGCGCGGGGTGGAGCCGGGCCCGCGCGTCTGGGTGAGCGCCGCGCTGCACGGCGATGAGGTCAACGGGGTGGAGATCGTGCGCGCGCTCCTCGACGATCTCGATCCCCAAAAGATGTGTGGTGCGGTCATCGCGGTGCCCATCGTCAACGTGTTCGGGTTTATCAATCAGTCGCGCTACCTGCCGGATCGCCGCGATCTCAACCGCAGCTTTCCGGGCAATAAAAAGGGGAGCCTGGCCGGACGCCTGGCGCGCCTCTTCCTCGATGAGATCGTGGGGCGCTGCACCCACGGCATCGACCTGCATACCGCGGCGGTGGGGCGCTACAACTTCCCGCACGTGCGCGGCGACTTAAGCGACGGCCCCACCCGCCAGATCCTGGAGGCGTTCGGGGCCGAGGTGATGATGGACGCCGCGCCCCCCCGAGGGTCGCTGCGCCAGACGGCAGCCAGAAAGAAGATTCCCATCGTGCTCTTTGAAGGTGGCGAGGCGCTGCGTTTTGATCGCCCCGTGGTGGAAGTCGGCCTGGCGGGTACCAAGCGGGTGCTGCAGGCCCTGGGAGTCACCTCCTTTAAAGACGCCGGCACGCCCGGCTCCAACCGTGAGAGCTCGCAGACCAGCTGGGTGCGTGCTCGCCGCGCAGGCATCTTGCGCGTGGAGGTCGAGAGCGGGGCCTTTGTGAAAAAGGGCCAGCGCCTGGGCACCGTGGGCGACGCCTTTGATACCAGCGCCGCGCCGCTCAAGGCCCCTTTTGACGGCATCGTGCTCTCGCACGTCACCCACCCCCTGGTGCACCAGGGCGAGGCGATGTTTCACGTGGCGAAGCTCTGA
- a CDS encoding AMP-binding protein: MSKRNLPTELWKRFQEAKEAPALTRRDADGTLHQPTYWEWTRGVQRLAMGLVDWGVTPGERIGFAAPNSAALLDLMVAGWLIGGCVVPLLPGQERRDTLRALARSGASVIVVSDEAERQRLRGPGGQLPPDLKFVLTEGAADAEACLGVEALSERGRDRLRRGGLNLLAERMFAQDADAPSLILYDTTPSETMRGAHFSGEKVLLMLERIAHQMNLDADEPVRLGALLSYGWPGSFLLTMSALYAGKELAVADSARQLHEQLGDLQPTHLLCGPAFLESLATRWQERLEAAPDLLKQLSESTEAASSPSRAPLGRLLGGLGEKAADRLLYAPIRSELGGRLRAIYVPEGQADPTWRQILERAGTRLLGYLALPEAGVSHLEHPGAARQGSAGRPIEGIATRQAHARQGEPGELWLRGETLFDGYWGGPGPRERNAEGWLPTGLTVRLESGFAFVESAPATAPLTEP, translated from the coding sequence ATGTCGAAACGCAACCTGCCCACCGAACTCTGGAAGCGCTTTCAGGAGGCCAAGGAGGCCCCCGCGCTCACCCGCCGCGACGCCGACGGCACCCTGCACCAGCCCACCTACTGGGAGTGGACCCGCGGGGTGCAGCGCCTGGCGATGGGCCTTGTGGACTGGGGGGTAACCCCTGGCGAGCGCATCGGCTTTGCGGCGCCGAACAGCGCGGCACTGCTCGATCTGATGGTGGCCGGCTGGCTCATCGGTGGGTGCGTGGTGCCACTGCTTCCAGGCCAGGAGCGCCGCGACACCTTGAGAGCGCTGGCCCGCTCGGGAGCATCGGTGATCGTGGTCAGCGATGAGGCGGAGCGCCAGCGTTTGAGGGGCCCGGGGGGCCAACTTCCTCCCGACCTGAAGTTTGTGCTCACCGAAGGTGCAGCCGACGCCGAGGCCTGCCTGGGCGTCGAAGCGCTCTCGGAGCGTGGGCGCGACCGCCTGCGCCGCGGCGGCCTCAACCTGCTGGCCGAGCGCATGTTTGCGCAGGACGCCGACGCCCCCTCGCTGATCCTCTACGACACCACCCCCTCGGAGACGATGCGCGGCGCGCACTTCTCTGGCGAGAAGGTGCTCCTGATGCTTGAGCGCATCGCCCACCAGATGAACCTCGACGCCGACGAGCCGGTGCGCCTGGGCGCGCTCCTCTCGTACGGCTGGCCCGGATCGTTTTTGCTCACGATGAGCGCGCTCTACGCCGGAAAAGAACTCGCTGTGGCCGACTCGGCGCGCCAGCTTCACGAGCAGCTGGGCGATCTTCAGCCCACACATCTTCTGTGCGGGCCGGCCTTCCTGGAGTCGCTGGCCACCCGCTGGCAGGAGCGCCTGGAAGCCGCACCCGATCTGCTTAAGCAGCTCTCGGAATCGACCGAGGCCGCCTCCTCGCCATCGCGCGCGCCGCTGGGACGCCTGCTCGGGGGGCTTGGTGAGAAGGCCGCCGATCGGCTGCTCTACGCTCCGATCCGATCGGAGCTCGGAGGTAGACTGCGCGCCATCTACGTGCCCGAAGGCCAGGCCGACCCCACCTGGCGCCAGATTCTGGAGCGCGCCGGCACCCGTCTTCTGGGCTACCTGGCGCTCCCCGAAGCCGGCGTCTCCCATCTGGAGCACCCCGGGGCCGCTCGCCAGGGCTCGGCCGGCCGCCCCATCGAGGGCATCGCCACCCGCCAGGCCCACGCTCGCCAGGGCGAGCCTGGCGAGCTCTGGCTGCGCGGCGAAACGCTCTTTGATGGCTACTGGGGTGGGCCTGGCCCCCGCGAGCGCAACGCCGAGGGCTGGCTTCCCACCGGCCTGACCGTGCGCCTGGAGAGCGGCTTCGCCTTTGTAGAGAGCGCCCCGGCCACCGCCCCTCTCACCGAGCCCTGA